The genomic interval ttttatatattttttttactctaCATCGTTGGGAAGGACTCTCTTCTTGAAGTATACCAAAATCATTAGCGGGAAGCTGTTAagaaataaacaaaaaatataCAGTGCAAAGCATGTTATGGTGATAGCCATGGACCAAGGTTAAAATAAAGAGGTTAAAGTAAATAATGATTGAAAGTTCATGATAAAAAATTTAATAAAGCTGTCTATCAATGTGAAGTTCAAATTAAAAACTAACATGGAAAAGGTTGATGATTAAATGTGTTCCTAAGAGGACTGCCGTTCACTGTTTTGTCGGTCATCTTATCCTCAATTGCTATGAGACAGACCCAGACCAATCGTTCAACATAGTGCAGAGGTACTGTcacacagtagctagctaactgctAAGTCATTGGCCAAGTGGAACACAAAATCCTGTTATTTCTGTCTCTATTAGAGGGGGAAGAAAATCACTGGCGCACACTGGAGAACAAGCTTAGTTTTATCATGGATGAAACTATCGGTGGTGAGGGGAGAGAATTGTTCAAATTCATGGCTGATGAACAGAACAGGATGTATGTTCAGTGGACCATTATTGCATAACAAAGGCATCATATTCTGTCTCCACAAGTCGTGAGTAACAACTAGCAAAGGAAGCAGCAGAACCATGCAACCAACCCTGGTGATTTAAACACGCATAGTCACCTGAAACGACAGAGTCACCAATAATCACCTAATGAAATAAATCAAAATGGCCACTAAAAATAAACACCAGAAGAACAACcgtgacaacgacgagacagcctatagggaggaagtcagagacctggccgggtggtgccagaataacaacctatccctcaacgtaaccaagactaagagattattgtggactacaggaaaaggaggaccgagcacgcccccattctcatcgacggggctgtagtcgagcaggttgagagcttcaagttctttggtgtccacatcaacaacaaactagaattgtccaaacacaccaagacagtcgtgaagagagcacgacaaagcCTACTAAAAGGAAACtaaaaaggtttggcatgggtcctgagatcctcaaaaggttctacagctgcaacatcgagagcatcctgactggttgcatcactgcctgacatggcaactgctcggcctctgaccgcaaggcactacagagggtagtgcgtacgtcccagtacatcactggggctaagctgcctgccatccaggacctctacaccaggcggtgtcaaaggaaggccctaaaaatagtcaaagaccccagccaccccagtcatggactgttctctctactaccgcatggcaagcggtaccggagtgccaagtctaggacaaaaaggcttctcaacagtttttagccccaagccataagactcctgaacaggtaatcaaatggccacccggactatttgcattgtgtggcCCCCCCAACCTCTCTTTTTACGATGCTGCTacactctgtttatcatatatgcatagtcactttaactatacattcatgtacatgctacctcaattgggccgaccaaccagtgctcccgcacattggctaaccgggctatctgcattgtgtcccacccaccacccgccaacctctcttttacgctactgctactctgttcatcatatattcatagtcactttaaccatatctacatgtacacactacctcaaatcagcctgactaacaggtgtctgtatgtagcctcgctacttttatagccttgctactgtatatagcctgtctttttactgttttatttctttacctaactattgttcacctaataccttttttgcactattggttagagcctgtaagtaagcgtttcactgtaaggtctaaacctgttatattcagcgcacgtgacaaataaactttgatttgaatctAACACAAGGATCCAATGAAGGAATGAGTCAGGTGAACTCTAAATGAACTCCGGTGATGTAATAGGCGTATTACCCAATTCCCTTATAAAGTCTCCAGTTGGGGAGGAGAGATATTGGAGTATGTTAGTAGACTCACGCTTGGAGTGACTTGATGTTGATTCCCTTCATTCGCACCCTGTGGATGCTCGTAATGTCTTAATGCCTTTCGTGCTGCCACAGAATGGAGCATTACAGGACTATCAAGCCTGCCTCATTAGCTCAATGTGAGGGGGAACTGAACACCATGAACAATGTGGCGTAAAGGAAGTTGACTCTGAATAGGGGCCTTtttaagccttgttcacactgcaagCCTTAATGATCAAATCCGTTTTAGAATATTGACggtccaaacagcaagttaccaaatcagatgtgtgtgtgttcagacagaagtaatttgctgacatggctatgctagttgtcatagtaacaatgggtgtgtgtgcagtggtgtaggctgattggcGGTGGTGCTCCTACTTCCgatcactcagaagttatgtagcaagtTAAAGTGACAACAATGCCAGCCATGGATGTTTCCCAGTTGCTTTGcatgttcaaaatcatagtgtaagaacaggatccaactttcaaaacgaGTCCTTTTtcgctagccacagcagtcaactagctagctagctagcggttTAGCTCTCTAGCACATTCActcatttgtttgtaaacagtTAACTAGCTAGTTGGCcaccacatgttcttgtcaaactgtcaacagagtagctagcaagaaGCAAGATATTCCAAATAACAGTCTAAAACCCACTTGagggcaaataaatcagatttgaccgttcagacacaagtcgcatggccaggaatcagatttctATCTGACTTCAAACCCCCTACAGAGGTGGTTAGAAATGTGGCTTGAACTATCCAATTCCATGTGCTTTTGGGCTGTTCAGAAAATAACATATTCAAGTAGGGGATGCACAGGGGgttgagtcacttcaaactgccaatgtgaacaaggctttagttTTCCAACACATAAGGGAATGACATTTTCTCAAGATGCTGATCCAAGGTAAGTTTAGAGTTTTATCCCCTCATGGTTAAGGTCAGGATTTTGATGCTAGATCTGTTCCTATGGGCAACTTCTACATGGAACTTGCCATACACACAGTCCTCCACAGAAGTACATGATTAATATGTAGATTCATAAACAACAAGACACAGCCTACAGTGTGATCTCAGCTCTATTTGTGGACACTGATGACAGCCTTTATGGCATTAGATAAGATATAACATAAATGCTTTTATGTAATATACCTAATAGGTAATACTTCATAAGGGTGTAAATGAGTCAATACCAACACATCTTCCCTGAGCAAAATTGAAATTAAACTAACACTCAATAAAGACAATGTACATTTGATTGAAATAAATCTACTATTTATATTGATTGGAATGTTATTCATGAAAAGGAGTTCAGTATTTCCATACATCCCCTTACTTATTTTCAATCTACAAAAGGGTTAGTATTTTAATAATTACTAATAGGAAGAGTATGGCAGTGGGTCAGATAATAGTACAAACATACGTAGCATACAGGTACACCAGTTCCCTCCAATACAAAGACCACAGAGGATAGATAGATGAGTATCACATGACAGTTGGAGGGAAGGATTAGAGTCACAAAATTCCAGAAAGTTTACCAAAATCCCCAGGTTTTAGAAGAACATTTGCTATCtagaaccgaaaagggttcttcagctgtccccatatgGGAACCCTTTAaataaccctttttagttccaggtagaacctttttgggtttaatgtatactgaacaaaaatataaaacgcaacaatttacgattttactgagttacagttcatataaggaaatcagctaattgaaataaattcattagaccctaatctatggattttacatcaCTGGGGCACAGGCATGGGTTGGCCTGGGAGGGAATaggcccaaccactggggagccaggcccagccaattagAATTAGTTttaccccacaaaagggctttattacagacagaaatactcctcaatttcatcagctgtccaggtggctggtctcagatgatcccgcaggtgaagaagccggatgtggaggtcatgGACTGACATGGTCTGCAGttatgaggccagttggacgtactgccaaattctctaaaacgttggaggtggcttatggtagagaaattaacattaaatcctctggcaacagctctgggggacattcctgcagtccacatgccaattgcacacttcctcaaaacttgagacatctgtggcattgtgttgtttgacaaactgcacattttagagtggccttttattgtgtccagcacaaggtgcacctgtgtaatgagcatgctgtttaatcagcttcttgatgtgccacacctgtcaggaggatggattatcttggcaaaggagaaatgttcactaactgGGAtgtcaaatttgtgcacaacattttagagaaataagctttttgtgcacttggaacatttctgggatcttttatgttcatatttttattcagtttgGAATCCtgtccaaaagagttctacccggaaccaaataagggttctacctggaaccaaaaaagggttctcctacccTTAATCAGAATATTTAAAGTGTGTTGAAAGTGTATAGCACCAGTTACAATGGCAAAACCCCTCAAGTGAGTTTTATCACTTGACAACATCAAAACAACAAGATATGACTACCATTTGTTGAGGGGTATGCAAAACACTATCATGTATCACAAAAGCATTGCTACTAAAGGTCTGGGTTTCTGTAgtctttttttaaatggactTATATTAGCTTTACCAAAGGTTTTCGTAATAAACCTTGGGTAATGTTCCATTTCTCCTCCACATCCAAACGAAGACAGACAGCAATTTGTTATACCAAAGAAAAGAGCACACTCCATCATATGAACTATGACCTTTCAACATGGAAGATGGTCTAGGAATTGTAGTTGCAACAATGATCCTGGATCTTGTGCTGTCCAGCTGTTTCCTTTACCGTTTTGTGAAGTCTCCTGTATCCTACCAAGTTCAGAGATGCATTCCAACTCTCACACGGGAGTCGTTCTCCTGTTCACACCCTCCTTCAGATCTTTCTGGAAGCAATTGTGGACCTGCAGGAAGCTTGAGTCACGCTCTGGACTACAGTACCCAGCTATCCCACTTTTCATAGTGTCCCTGCTGAGGGCGTACATGGAGATCCCACCCATGGGCATCCCAAAGCTTGCTCCACTTCCTACGCCTGCTCCCCCTCCCATCTTCACCCCGACGGGTGAGGTCTCTCGGGACGGGTCGGTGGAGCGGGAACTGGAACGTCGCCGCCGGTAACGGTAACTAGGGATACGGGAGTAGGGCGAGGTGGTTTTGATGAACTCACGCCTCGCCCGGCACCGCGTCTCCTTGTTCTTCTCAATGTAGATGTTGACAGCGAGAACGCCGACGGACTCGGCCACGATGAAGGACAGAGCTCCGAAGTAGAAAGACCAGCCGTATCCATAGCTGCCCTTATTGTTCTCGTCCTTCTTGTCGCTGGGGTCACCGGCATTACTGGAGATGTAGACGATGATGCCGATGATGTTGCTTAGACCTGAGGAGATACATAAAGAAAGAGGTAGAAATGAGAGGTGctacggcctcccgggtggcgcagtggtctaaggcactgcatcgcagtgctagctgcgccaccagagattctgggttcgagcccagactctgtcgcagccgaccgcgaccgggaggtccatggggcggcggacaattggcccagcgccgtccgggttagggaggatttggccggcagggatatccttgtctcatcgcgcactagcgactcctgtggcgggccgggtgcagtgcatgctgaccaggtcgctaggtgtacggtgtttcctccgacacattggtgcggctggcttccggattgGATGTGcgctgtgtcaagaagcagtgcggcttggttgggttgtgtttcggaggacgcatgactctcgaccttcgcctctcccgagcccgtacgggagttgcagcgatgagacaagacagtaactactaccaattggataccacgaaattggggagaaaaaggggggtaaaaTAATAAAAAGAGAAAAAGTTTAAAAAAGAAATGAGAGGTGCTTGTAGGGCCTTGCCCATACAGTAGCTTAGTGATTTCAaaagtacatacagtatatgtaaaATTAGTGGGTAATCTCTACTCCAAGGCAATGCTAAATATGCAGGAAATCGCCGCCATTGCAATATTATTAATAGCTGTGTGACGTCACCTACCTGCAGCCACAAACAGGATGCCGGCGCTGAGCAGGATGTTGTTCCTACTGCTGTAGATCCTCCCAGCCCCGACACACAGTCCTCCCAGCAACAACAAGATGTTGCTCAGGATGGGGAAGAGGCTGGAGGCCCGCACTATACCTGTATAGTACACAGCAGTTAGGATGGTTAGTATGTTTGCAACGTTAGCATGACTACAACATTAGTATGTTTAGGATGATTAGCATGTTTCAGCATTAGCATGTCTAGCATCGTCACTAACTCACTATCTCTGTACATTTTCTGCTGTTATTGCATTATGGATGTACAGAGAAGTGTGCTAGTACTTTTAACAGTATTGTTAATGCCCCATTTTGGCTGCTATTGCATTACATGCATGTAGCCAAATGTAAAGGACTAGACATTTTTGGCATCATCACTAACATACAGTTAAAACTATGACACGAGCCGTTTTTTCTTAGTTTTTCGCAtcgttttataaatgtatttttgtaaGATGGTTACCAACACACAGCAGGCCAAGTGCTAGCAGTGGTTAAATTtctatttacttttgatacttacgtacagtatatttaaaaccaaatacttttagacttactcaagtagtattttaactgggtgactttaacttgagtcattttctatttacgtaactttacttttactcaagtatggaaattgggtacttttttccaccactgacggCTCTATATAAACCCAGCACTTACGccattggtctctctctctccatagctCCAATTACTGCCATGACATCATGCTGTTATGGACCAGGGCCAAGGGAGTATTGACAGATAAAGCACACCTTGTCCACTGACTACCATTGAGTATCTATGGGCAACCATTGAGTATCTATGGGCAACCATTGAGTATCTATGGGCAACCATTGAGTATCTATGGGCATTGTGTGCTTTTACACACAATGATAAAGGATGAAAAGACATCAGGATGTGGTG from Salvelinus alpinus chromosome 2, SLU_Salpinus.1, whole genome shotgun sequence carries:
- the LOC139567522 gene encoding voltage-dependent calcium channel gamma-4 subunit-like → MAWCDRGCQILLTIVGAFTAFSLMTIAIGTDYWLYSRAYICNATNVTTDDMQPKKTRGDLTHSGLWRICCIEGINKGSCLRINHFPEDNNYDTDSSEYILRIVRASSLFPILSNILLLLGGLCVGAGRIYSSRNNILLSAGILFVAAGLSNIIGIIVYISSNAGDPSDKKDENNKGSYGYGWSFYFGALSFIVAESVGVLAVNIYIEKNKETRCRARREFIKTTSPYSRIPSYRYRRRRSSSRSTDPSRETSPVGVKMGGGAGVGSGASFGMPMGGISMYALSRDTMKSGIAGYCSPERDSSFLQVHNCFQKDLKEGVNRRTTPV